A DNA window from Vanacampus margaritifer isolate UIUO_Vmar chromosome 19, RoL_Vmar_1.0, whole genome shotgun sequence contains the following coding sequences:
- the saysd1 gene encoding SAYSvFN domain-containing protein 1 translates to MERRLADFRARRQANKRASSRDQFISSVLSTSLEEPSTNTDDQNLNRGSSKEVGRDTHSSWGRWLVTRRCHFSNITLLKVLLWVVLLGFFVELEFGLPFFVASLFYWLYEGLRDPDEREPGEMSAYSVFNPNCQSLLGALTAEQLEAEMGYRPLASS, encoded by the exons ATGGAGCGGAGGCTTGCAGATTTCAGGGCTCGGCGACAGGCTAATAAAAGGGCTTCCAGTCGAGATCAGTTCATCTCCTCTGTTCTTTCAACTAGCCTGGAGGAGCCTTCAACAAACACTGATGACCAAAATTTAAACCGCGGCTCCTCAAAAGAG GTCGGTAGGGACACGCACAGCTCGTGGGGGAGATGGCTGGTCACAAGAAGATGCCACTTTTCCAACATCACCCTGCTCAAAGTCCTCCTCTGGGTGGTCCTGCTCGGCTTTTTCGTGGAACTGGAGTTCGGCTTGCCCTTCTTCGTCGCCTCCCTCTTCTACTGGCTGTACGAGGGACTCCGCGACCCGGATGAACGGGAGCCCGGGGAGATGAGCGCTTATTCCGTCTTCAATCCGAACTGTCAGTCGCTGCTGGGCGCTCTCACCGCCGAGCAGTTGGAGGCGGAGATGGGCTACAGACCCCTTGCAAGCAGTTGA
- the grcc10 gene encoding protein C10 — translation MASAPAQQPTLTAEQTRVVLCEVIQAFSVPENAVRMEEARESACNDMGKMLQLVLPVATLIQQEVIKAYGFNNEGEGVLKFARLVKMYESQDPEIAAMSAKLKSLLLPPLSTPPIGGAITAS, via the exons ATGGCCTCTGCACCAGCACAACAGCCCACCCTGACTGCAGAGCAAACCAGAG TGGTACTCTGCGAGGTGATCCAGGCCTTCTCTGTGCCGGAAAATGCTGTGAGGATGGAAGAGGCTCGGGAGAGCGCGTGCAACGACATGGGCAAGATGCTCCAGCTGGTGCTGCCTGTGGCTACGCTGATTCAACAGGAAGTCATCAAAGCATACGGCTTCAACAACGAAGGAGAAG GTGTCCTGAAGTTTGCCCGATTGGTCAAGATGTATGAAAGCCAAGACCCTGAAATAGCAGCCATGTCAGCCAAACTCAAGTCTCTGCTCCTGCCGCCTCTATCAACACCTCCCATAGGGGGCGCCATTACAGCCTCATAA
- the LOC144039569 gene encoding cytospin-A-like isoform X3, which translates to MGNINYRPSADFFQTPAMPSEVDLTAMALSSRYPRRSQTPSLEMAAHASLSTTLAVTDWAQRLSPPSEWAILSLDGGVKSPNVSGDVAGRDDAPAVSLCSLTSQNASRAWPLEQSWQESDSGLETQAAAAERSGEELSQALLGLMGRHRTSVGLSLGGDATAEAVDLVRQLIAERDKLVEEVNSLRETLNNEKSEWQQFQLDLLATVSAADRLRCDSEQALGQLQDDRKSLQEELAEAHAKQLETLRELECLRSQHTDVWFKLSSLEKKRQKVDGRLVEDRSNPAEGDEMKIKFFVEELDVENIPKQEECEAHEEKDAKRSASSQLTAKGIGKAYVDALEKKKNGGGRDPRRILMSSERSLSLSRFPLPVDSCHNNDAVKTSSTLPQSKKEEPTRGKKTSHILRRQDSWTSCHKVLVETSGDVETSPMADVPSQPSAPQMDVTCTKPPLVAAKQVEDPPSEAVKPPDVPRPPLRRFGSTRRTLLNQCQSSTEGYQHIEITNFSTCWEDGLAFCALYHKYLPSLIPYKSLNPAAKKENLDLAFRTGESVGIAATLSVEDMLKDDGPEWRKVQCYVESIFHHFEAELPNTQGV; encoded by the exons ATGGGGAATATCAACTACCGTCCCTCAGCAG ATTTCTTCCAAACTCCCGCAATGCCCTCAGAGGTCGATCTGACAGCCATGGCCTTATCCTCGAGATACCCTCGCAGGTCGCAGACGCCCTCACTGGAAATGGCTGCCCACGCCTCCCTCAGCACCACCTTGGCGGTAACGGACTGGGCGCAGCGGCTGTCTCCTCCCTCCGAATGGGCCATCTTAAGCCTAGACGGCGGCGTCAAGTCTCCCAACGTGAGTGGCGACGTGGCGGGCCGCGACGACGCCCCGGCGGTCAGTCTGTGCAGCCTGACATCGCAAAATGCGTCCAGGGCGTGGCCTCTGGAGCAGAGCTGGCAGGAGAGCGACAGCGGGCTGGAGACgcaggccgccgccgccgagagGTCCGGGGAGGAGCTGAGTCAGGCCTTGCTGGGCCTGATGGGGCGCCATCGTACCTCCGTGGGCCTCAGTCTCGGCGGCGATGCTACGGCGGAAGCTGTAG ATCTGGTCCGACAACTGATAGCAGAAAGAGACAAACTAGTTGAGGAAGTGAACAGCCTGCGAGAGACATTAAAT AACGAGAAGTCCGAGTGGCAGCAGTTCCAGTTGGACCTGCTGGCGACGGTGTCGGCAGCCGACCGCCTGCGCTGCGACTCGGAGCAGGCCCTCGGCCAGCTCCAGGACGACCGCAAGAGTTTGCAGGAGGAGCTGGCCGAGGCGCACGCCAAACAGCTGGAGACCCTGCGGGAGCTGGAATGTCTGCGCTCCCAGCACACCGACGTGTGGTTCAAACTGTCCTCGCTGGAGAAGAAACGGCAGAAAGTGGACGGGAGACTCGTGGAAGACAGAAGCAACCCTGCGGAGGGCGACGAGATGAAAATCAAGTTTTTTGTGGAGGAATTGGACGTGGAGAATATTCCAAAACAAGAGGAGTGCGAGGCTCATGAAGAGAAGGACGCAAAACGATCAGCGAGCTCGCAGCTGACGGCCAAAGGTATCGGGAAGGCGTACGTGGACGcgctggagaagaagaaaaacggaGGCGGCCGCGATCCCAGGAGGATTTTGATGTCATCTGAAAGATCTTT GAGTCTGTCCCGTTTTCCGTTGCCGGTTGACTCGTGTCACAATAACGACGCCGTGAAAACGAGCTCAACGTTGCCACAATCCAAG AAAGAAGAGCCAACACGAGGGAAGAAGACGTCTCACATTTTAAGGCGCCAGGACAGCTGGACAAGTTGTCACAAGG TGTTAGTGGAGACTTCAGGAGATGTGGAAACTTCTCCCATGGCAGATGTTCCCTCCCAGCCATCCGCACCGCAAATGGATGTCACATGCACAAAGCCACCTCTGG TTGCAGCAAAACAAGTTGAAGACCCGCCCTCAGAAGCCGTCAA ACCTCCGGATGTACCCCGCCCACCGTTGCGGCGTTTCGGTAGCACAAGAAGGACCCTGCTGAACCAGTGTCAGAGTTCCACTGAAGGCTATCAG cACATTGAGATCACCAACTTCAGCACCTGTTGGGAGGACGGTTTGGCCTTCTGTGCCTTGTATCATAAATATCTGCCTTCTCTCATCCCTTACAAAAGCCTCAACCCGGCAGCCAAG AAGGAAAATTTGGATCTTGCTTTTAGGACAGGAGAGTCTGTTGGTATCGCAGCCACTCTG TCCGTGGAGGACATGCTGAAGGACGACGGTCCAGAATGGCGCAAAGTTCAGTGTTACGTCGAAAGCATATTTCATCACTTTGAGGCGGAGCTACCAAACACACAAGGCGTTTGA
- the LOC144039569 gene encoding cytospin-A-like isoform X4, with protein MCVCCSNAAIFPFRSAPSCADTIKPCIIMGNINYRPSADFFQTPAMPSEVDLTAMALSSRYPRRSQTPSLEMAAHASLSTTLAVTDWAQRLSPPSEWAILSLDGGVKSPNVSGDVAGRDDAPAVSLCSLTSQNASRAWPLEQSWQESDSGLETQAAAAERSGEELSQALLGLMGRHRTSVGLSLGGDATAEAVDLVRQLIAERDKLVEEVNSLRETLNNEKSEWQQFQLDLLATVSAADRLRCDSEQALGQLQDDRKSLQEELAEAHAKQLETLRELECLRSQHTDVWFKLSSLEKKRQKVDGRLVEDRSNPAEGDEMKIKFFVEELDVENIPKQEECEAHEEKDAKRSASSQLTAKGIGKAYVDALEKKKNGGGRDPRRILMSSERSLSLSRFPLPVDSCHNNDAVKTSSTLPQSKKEEPTRGKKTSHILRRQDSWTSCHKVAAKQVEDPPSEAVKPPDVPRPPLRRFGSTRRTLLNQCQSSTEGYQHIEITNFSTCWEDGLAFCALYHKYLPSLIPYKSLNPAAKKENLDLAFRTGESVGIAATLSVEDMLKDDGPEWRKVQCYVESIFHHFEAELPNTQGV; from the exons ATGTGTGTGTGCTGCTCAAACGCTGCTATTTTTCCTTTTAGATCGGCTCCCTCTTGTGCAGACACCATCAAGCCCTGCATCATAATGGGGAATATCAACTACCGTCCCTCAGCAG ATTTCTTCCAAACTCCCGCAATGCCCTCAGAGGTCGATCTGACAGCCATGGCCTTATCCTCGAGATACCCTCGCAGGTCGCAGACGCCCTCACTGGAAATGGCTGCCCACGCCTCCCTCAGCACCACCTTGGCGGTAACGGACTGGGCGCAGCGGCTGTCTCCTCCCTCCGAATGGGCCATCTTAAGCCTAGACGGCGGCGTCAAGTCTCCCAACGTGAGTGGCGACGTGGCGGGCCGCGACGACGCCCCGGCGGTCAGTCTGTGCAGCCTGACATCGCAAAATGCGTCCAGGGCGTGGCCTCTGGAGCAGAGCTGGCAGGAGAGCGACAGCGGGCTGGAGACgcaggccgccgccgccgagagGTCCGGGGAGGAGCTGAGTCAGGCCTTGCTGGGCCTGATGGGGCGCCATCGTACCTCCGTGGGCCTCAGTCTCGGCGGCGATGCTACGGCGGAAGCTGTAG ATCTGGTCCGACAACTGATAGCAGAAAGAGACAAACTAGTTGAGGAAGTGAACAGCCTGCGAGAGACATTAAAT AACGAGAAGTCCGAGTGGCAGCAGTTCCAGTTGGACCTGCTGGCGACGGTGTCGGCAGCCGACCGCCTGCGCTGCGACTCGGAGCAGGCCCTCGGCCAGCTCCAGGACGACCGCAAGAGTTTGCAGGAGGAGCTGGCCGAGGCGCACGCCAAACAGCTGGAGACCCTGCGGGAGCTGGAATGTCTGCGCTCCCAGCACACCGACGTGTGGTTCAAACTGTCCTCGCTGGAGAAGAAACGGCAGAAAGTGGACGGGAGACTCGTGGAAGACAGAAGCAACCCTGCGGAGGGCGACGAGATGAAAATCAAGTTTTTTGTGGAGGAATTGGACGTGGAGAATATTCCAAAACAAGAGGAGTGCGAGGCTCATGAAGAGAAGGACGCAAAACGATCAGCGAGCTCGCAGCTGACGGCCAAAGGTATCGGGAAGGCGTACGTGGACGcgctggagaagaagaaaaacggaGGCGGCCGCGATCCCAGGAGGATTTTGATGTCATCTGAAAGATCTTT GAGTCTGTCCCGTTTTCCGTTGCCGGTTGACTCGTGTCACAATAACGACGCCGTGAAAACGAGCTCAACGTTGCCACAATCCAAG AAAGAAGAGCCAACACGAGGGAAGAAGACGTCTCACATTTTAAGGCGCCAGGACAGCTGGACAAGTTGTCACAAGG TTGCAGCAAAACAAGTTGAAGACCCGCCCTCAGAAGCCGTCAA ACCTCCGGATGTACCCCGCCCACCGTTGCGGCGTTTCGGTAGCACAAGAAGGACCCTGCTGAACCAGTGTCAGAGTTCCACTGAAGGCTATCAG cACATTGAGATCACCAACTTCAGCACCTGTTGGGAGGACGGTTTGGCCTTCTGTGCCTTGTATCATAAATATCTGCCTTCTCTCATCCCTTACAAAAGCCTCAACCCGGCAGCCAAG AAGGAAAATTTGGATCTTGCTTTTAGGACAGGAGAGTCTGTTGGTATCGCAGCCACTCTG TCCGTGGAGGACATGCTGAAGGACGACGGTCCAGAATGGCGCAAAGTTCAGTGTTACGTCGAAAGCATATTTCATCACTTTGAGGCGGAGCTACCAAACACACAAGGCGTTTGA
- the LOC144039569 gene encoding cytospin-A-like isoform X1 translates to MCVCCSNAAIFPFRSAPSCADTIKPCIIMGNINYRPSADFFQTPAMPSEVDLTAMALSSRYPRRSQTPSLEMAAHASLSTTLAVTDWAQRLSPPSEWAILSLDGGVKSPNVSGDVAGRDDAPAVSLCSLTSQNASRAWPLEQSWQESDSGLETQAAAAERSGEELSQALLGLMGRHRTSVGLSLGGDATAEAVDLVRQLIAERDKLVEEVNSLRETLNNEKSEWQQFQLDLLATVSAADRLRCDSEQALGQLQDDRKSLQEELAEAHAKQLETLRELECLRSQHTDVWFKLSSLEKKRQKVDGRLVEDRSNPAEGDEMKIKFFVEELDVENIPKQEECEAHEEKDAKRSASSQLTAKGIGKAYVDALEKKKNGGGRDPRRILMSSERSLSLSRFPLPVDSCHNNDAVKTSSTLPQSKKEEPTRGKKTSHILRRQDSWTSCHKVLVETSGDVETSPMADVPSQPSAPQMDVTCTKPPLVAAKQVEDPPSEAVKPPDVPRPPLRRFGSTRRTLLNQCQSSTEGYQHIEITNFSTCWEDGLAFCALYHKYLPSLIPYKSLNPAAKKENLDLAFRTGESVGIAATLSVEDMLKDDGPEWRKVQCYVESIFHHFEAELPNTQGV, encoded by the exons ATGTGTGTGTGCTGCTCAAACGCTGCTATTTTTCCTTTTAGATCGGCTCCCTCTTGTGCAGACACCATCAAGCCCTGCATCATAATGGGGAATATCAACTACCGTCCCTCAGCAG ATTTCTTCCAAACTCCCGCAATGCCCTCAGAGGTCGATCTGACAGCCATGGCCTTATCCTCGAGATACCCTCGCAGGTCGCAGACGCCCTCACTGGAAATGGCTGCCCACGCCTCCCTCAGCACCACCTTGGCGGTAACGGACTGGGCGCAGCGGCTGTCTCCTCCCTCCGAATGGGCCATCTTAAGCCTAGACGGCGGCGTCAAGTCTCCCAACGTGAGTGGCGACGTGGCGGGCCGCGACGACGCCCCGGCGGTCAGTCTGTGCAGCCTGACATCGCAAAATGCGTCCAGGGCGTGGCCTCTGGAGCAGAGCTGGCAGGAGAGCGACAGCGGGCTGGAGACgcaggccgccgccgccgagagGTCCGGGGAGGAGCTGAGTCAGGCCTTGCTGGGCCTGATGGGGCGCCATCGTACCTCCGTGGGCCTCAGTCTCGGCGGCGATGCTACGGCGGAAGCTGTAG ATCTGGTCCGACAACTGATAGCAGAAAGAGACAAACTAGTTGAGGAAGTGAACAGCCTGCGAGAGACATTAAAT AACGAGAAGTCCGAGTGGCAGCAGTTCCAGTTGGACCTGCTGGCGACGGTGTCGGCAGCCGACCGCCTGCGCTGCGACTCGGAGCAGGCCCTCGGCCAGCTCCAGGACGACCGCAAGAGTTTGCAGGAGGAGCTGGCCGAGGCGCACGCCAAACAGCTGGAGACCCTGCGGGAGCTGGAATGTCTGCGCTCCCAGCACACCGACGTGTGGTTCAAACTGTCCTCGCTGGAGAAGAAACGGCAGAAAGTGGACGGGAGACTCGTGGAAGACAGAAGCAACCCTGCGGAGGGCGACGAGATGAAAATCAAGTTTTTTGTGGAGGAATTGGACGTGGAGAATATTCCAAAACAAGAGGAGTGCGAGGCTCATGAAGAGAAGGACGCAAAACGATCAGCGAGCTCGCAGCTGACGGCCAAAGGTATCGGGAAGGCGTACGTGGACGcgctggagaagaagaaaaacggaGGCGGCCGCGATCCCAGGAGGATTTTGATGTCATCTGAAAGATCTTT GAGTCTGTCCCGTTTTCCGTTGCCGGTTGACTCGTGTCACAATAACGACGCCGTGAAAACGAGCTCAACGTTGCCACAATCCAAG AAAGAAGAGCCAACACGAGGGAAGAAGACGTCTCACATTTTAAGGCGCCAGGACAGCTGGACAAGTTGTCACAAGG TGTTAGTGGAGACTTCAGGAGATGTGGAAACTTCTCCCATGGCAGATGTTCCCTCCCAGCCATCCGCACCGCAAATGGATGTCACATGCACAAAGCCACCTCTGG TTGCAGCAAAACAAGTTGAAGACCCGCCCTCAGAAGCCGTCAA ACCTCCGGATGTACCCCGCCCACCGTTGCGGCGTTTCGGTAGCACAAGAAGGACCCTGCTGAACCAGTGTCAGAGTTCCACTGAAGGCTATCAG cACATTGAGATCACCAACTTCAGCACCTGTTGGGAGGACGGTTTGGCCTTCTGTGCCTTGTATCATAAATATCTGCCTTCTCTCATCCCTTACAAAAGCCTCAACCCGGCAGCCAAG AAGGAAAATTTGGATCTTGCTTTTAGGACAGGAGAGTCTGTTGGTATCGCAGCCACTCTG TCCGTGGAGGACATGCTGAAGGACGACGGTCCAGAATGGCGCAAAGTTCAGTGTTACGTCGAAAGCATATTTCATCACTTTGAGGCGGAGCTACCAAACACACAAGGCGTTTGA
- the LOC144039569 gene encoding cytospin-A-like isoform X2, with amino-acid sequence MCVCCSNAAIFPFRSAPSCADTIKPCIIMGNINYRPSADFFQTPAMPSEVDLTAMALSSRYPRRSQTPSLEMAAHASLSTTLAVTDWAQRLSPPSEWAILSLDGGVKSPNGVASGAELAGERQRAGDAGRRRREVRGGAESGLAGPDGAPSYLRGPQSRRRCYGGSYLVRQLIAERDKLVEEVNSLRETLNNEKSEWQQFQLDLLATVSAADRLRCDSEQALGQLQDDRKSLQEELAEAHAKQLETLRELECLRSQHTDVWFKLSSLEKKRQKVDGRLVEDRSNPAEGDEMKIKFFVEELDVENIPKQEECEAHEEKDAKRSASSQLTAKGIGKAYVDALEKKKNGGGRDPRRILMSSERSLSLSRFPLPVDSCHNNDAVKTSSTLPQSKKEEPTRGKKTSHILRRQDSWTSCHKVLVETSGDVETSPMADVPSQPSAPQMDVTCTKPPLVAAKQVEDPPSEAVKPPDVPRPPLRRFGSTRRTLLNQCQSSTEGYQHIEITNFSTCWEDGLAFCALYHKYLPSLIPYKSLNPAAKKENLDLAFRTGESVGIAATLSVEDMLKDDGPEWRKVQCYVESIFHHFEAELPNTQGV; translated from the exons ATGTGTGTGTGCTGCTCAAACGCTGCTATTTTTCCTTTTAGATCGGCTCCCTCTTGTGCAGACACCATCAAGCCCTGCATCATAATGGGGAATATCAACTACCGTCCCTCAGCAG ATTTCTTCCAAACTCCCGCAATGCCCTCAGAGGTCGATCTGACAGCCATGGCCTTATCCTCGAGATACCCTCGCAGGTCGCAGACGCCCTCACTGGAAATGGCTGCCCACGCCTCCCTCAGCACCACCTTGGCGGTAACGGACTGGGCGCAGCGGCTGTCTCCTCCCTCCGAATGGGCCATCTTAAGCCTAGACGGCGGCGTCAAGTCTCCCAAC GGCGTGGCCTCTGGAGCAGAGCTGGCAGGAGAGCGACAGCGGGCTGGAGACgcaggccgccgccgccgagagGTCCGGGGAGGAGCTGAGTCAGGCCTTGCTGGGCCTGATGGGGCGCCATCGTACCTCCGTGGGCCTCAGTCTCGGCGGCGATGCTACGGCGGAAGCT ATCTGGTCCGACAACTGATAGCAGAAAGAGACAAACTAGTTGAGGAAGTGAACAGCCTGCGAGAGACATTAAAT AACGAGAAGTCCGAGTGGCAGCAGTTCCAGTTGGACCTGCTGGCGACGGTGTCGGCAGCCGACCGCCTGCGCTGCGACTCGGAGCAGGCCCTCGGCCAGCTCCAGGACGACCGCAAGAGTTTGCAGGAGGAGCTGGCCGAGGCGCACGCCAAACAGCTGGAGACCCTGCGGGAGCTGGAATGTCTGCGCTCCCAGCACACCGACGTGTGGTTCAAACTGTCCTCGCTGGAGAAGAAACGGCAGAAAGTGGACGGGAGACTCGTGGAAGACAGAAGCAACCCTGCGGAGGGCGACGAGATGAAAATCAAGTTTTTTGTGGAGGAATTGGACGTGGAGAATATTCCAAAACAAGAGGAGTGCGAGGCTCATGAAGAGAAGGACGCAAAACGATCAGCGAGCTCGCAGCTGACGGCCAAAGGTATCGGGAAGGCGTACGTGGACGcgctggagaagaagaaaaacggaGGCGGCCGCGATCCCAGGAGGATTTTGATGTCATCTGAAAGATCTTT GAGTCTGTCCCGTTTTCCGTTGCCGGTTGACTCGTGTCACAATAACGACGCCGTGAAAACGAGCTCAACGTTGCCACAATCCAAG AAAGAAGAGCCAACACGAGGGAAGAAGACGTCTCACATTTTAAGGCGCCAGGACAGCTGGACAAGTTGTCACAAGG TGTTAGTGGAGACTTCAGGAGATGTGGAAACTTCTCCCATGGCAGATGTTCCCTCCCAGCCATCCGCACCGCAAATGGATGTCACATGCACAAAGCCACCTCTGG TTGCAGCAAAACAAGTTGAAGACCCGCCCTCAGAAGCCGTCAA ACCTCCGGATGTACCCCGCCCACCGTTGCGGCGTTTCGGTAGCACAAGAAGGACCCTGCTGAACCAGTGTCAGAGTTCCACTGAAGGCTATCAG cACATTGAGATCACCAACTTCAGCACCTGTTGGGAGGACGGTTTGGCCTTCTGTGCCTTGTATCATAAATATCTGCCTTCTCTCATCCCTTACAAAAGCCTCAACCCGGCAGCCAAG AAGGAAAATTTGGATCTTGCTTTTAGGACAGGAGAGTCTGTTGGTATCGCAGCCACTCTG TCCGTGGAGGACATGCTGAAGGACGACGGTCCAGAATGGCGCAAAGTTCAGTGTTACGTCGAAAGCATATTTCATCACTTTGAGGCGGAGCTACCAAACACACAAGGCGTTTGA